From Paenibacillus sp. V4I7, one genomic window encodes:
- a CDS encoding FAD-dependent oxidoreductase — translation MLKKVVILGGGVAGMSAAHELIVRGYEVSVYEFKSIPGGKARSMPFVGSGTDGRKDLPGEHGFRLFPRFYRHVIDTLKRIPYENGTVYDNLTEVTRLDIATYTAPLLPLLAKIEFSLDNFMVVIRDLFDNGLGLSMDDLEQYGRKLWQIMTSCDERIREEYNLIDWWNFIEADQQSPAFQKIFAGFTKTLVACQSKIANTQTVGPVAVQMTLDITTPGTSFVRLLNGPTNDKWVNPWLNFLRDQGVDYHLEAKVESIDCVDGVIRGAKVTENGKTFNVEADYYIAAFPVEVMGKFITDAMVQADPTLVGVQKLVDSVAWMNGIQYYLKEELPITHGHVIYLDAPWSLTSVSQKQFWPDIDLSQYGDGTVKGVLSVDISDWDTPGVLFGKSATLCTAEEIKAEVWAQMKLSLNVDGAVILEDDVLHSWFLDTDIQFVNPDQACTNMEPLLINRVGTWDDRPEAYTAIPNLFLAADYVRTNTNLATMEGANEAARRAVNAILKQDGSTEEPCEIWEMYTFELWHIDLLKPYHHHDKRRFEKGLPWDGKLF, via the coding sequence GTGTTGAAAAAAGTCGTTATTTTGGGCGGCGGTGTTGCCGGGATGAGTGCCGCGCATGAATTGATTGTAAGAGGCTACGAGGTGTCAGTCTACGAATTTAAAAGTATTCCAGGCGGGAAAGCGAGAAGTATGCCTTTCGTAGGCAGCGGAACTGATGGGAGGAAGGACCTTCCAGGTGAGCATGGTTTCCGGTTATTCCCTCGCTTTTACAGACATGTCATAGATACTTTGAAGCGAATTCCCTATGAGAATGGAACCGTATATGATAACTTAACAGAAGTGACACGGTTAGATATTGCCACCTATACAGCACCGCTATTGCCGCTGCTGGCCAAAATTGAATTTAGTTTAGACAATTTTATGGTTGTCATCAGAGATTTATTCGATAATGGCTTAGGTCTGAGTATGGATGATCTGGAGCAATACGGACGTAAGCTATGGCAAATCATGACGAGCTGTGATGAACGTATTCGCGAGGAATATAACCTCATCGATTGGTGGAATTTCATTGAGGCGGATCAACAATCCCCTGCCTTTCAAAAAATATTCGCTGGATTCACCAAAACCCTCGTTGCCTGTCAATCCAAAATTGCAAACACACAAACTGTCGGTCCTGTAGCTGTTCAAATGACACTAGATATCACAACACCAGGCACCAGCTTTGTTCGTCTCTTGAATGGTCCTACGAACGACAAATGGGTGAACCCTTGGCTAAACTTTTTACGAGACCAGGGAGTTGATTACCATTTAGAGGCGAAAGTTGAAAGCATCGACTGCGTGGATGGCGTTATTCGCGGTGCAAAGGTGACAGAGAACGGTAAAACCTTCAATGTAGAAGCTGATTATTACATAGCTGCATTCCCAGTTGAAGTGATGGGTAAATTCATTACCGACGCTATGGTGCAAGCCGACCCTACACTTGTAGGTGTGCAGAAGCTTGTTGATTCCGTCGCATGGATGAATGGTATTCAGTATTATTTGAAGGAAGAACTGCCTATCACACATGGACATGTTATATACTTAGATGCACCTTGGTCGCTGACTTCGGTATCCCAGAAGCAATTTTGGCCGGATATTGACCTTAGCCAGTATGGTGATGGGACAGTGAAGGGTGTTTTATCCGTTGATATTTCGGATTGGGACACACCCGGGGTACTATTCGGTAAATCGGCTACACTTTGCACGGCTGAAGAGATTAAAGCCGAAGTATGGGCACAGATGAAATTAAGCTTGAACGTGGATGGCGCCGTTATCCTAGAAGACGATGTTCTGCATTCTTGGTTTTTGGATACGGATATTCAATTCGTGAATCCTGATCAGGCGTGTACGAACATGGAGCCACTGCTCATTAATCGCGTGGGTACTTGGGATGACCGTCCAGAAGCGTATACCGCAATTCCGAATCTGTTCCTTGCTGCTGATTACGTTCGTACGAATACGAACCTTGCGACGATGGAAGGCGCTAATGAAGCAGCGCGGCGTGCAGTTAATGCCATATTGAAACAAGATGGTTCGACGGAAGAGCCTTGTGAAATATGGGAAATGTACACGTTTGAGCTTTGGCATATCGATTTGTTGAAACCTTATCATCATCATGACAAGCGACGGTTTGAGAAGGGGCTTCCTTGGGATGGAAAGCTTTTTTAG